A section of the Scleropages formosus chromosome 12, fSclFor1.1, whole genome shotgun sequence genome encodes:
- the mzt1 gene encoding mitotic-spindle organizing protein 1, with amino-acid sequence MATAQNMNAVRETMDVLLEISKLLNTGLDMESLSICVRLCEQGINPEALSSVIKELRKASDTFKASENSAS; translated from the exons ATGGCAACCGCTCAGAATATGAACGCGGTCCGGGAAACGATGGACG TTCTGCTGGAGATCTCGAAGCTGCTGAACACAGGTCTAGACATGGAGTCCTTGTCCATCTGTGTCCGTCTCTGCGAACAGGGCATCAACCCGGAGGCCCTGTCCTCCGTCATAAAGGAGCTGCGCAAAGCGTCCGACACCTTCAAG gcttCAGAGAACAGCGCAAGCTGA